From Paenibacillus sp. PvR098:
TCATCCTTTCCCAGCTGTTCCGCGGCTTTGCGAAGGCTGTGTCGGATTTGAATTCCGTGAATGCGCAGCAATTCGCCGCAGCCTTCCAGAATGGCGTCGACATGGCGTATAAAGCGGTAGTTAAGCCGGTGGAGGGTACGATACTGACCGTAGCCAAGGAAGCGGCGAAGCAAGCCGTGAAGACGGCAGGACGACAGCCGGATATCCGAATCGTCATGGAGGAGCTGCTTAAGAAATCGCGGGAAACGCTCGCGAAAACGCAAGATATGCTCCCCGTACTGAAGCAGGTCGGTGTAGTAGACTCTGGGGGTCAAGGTCTTGTACTTATATATGAGGGGTTTATGTCTGCGTTGGGATCCGAGATGATGGAAGAATCTTCGGATATACCGTACACTGCTTTCGGGGCCGTACAGCCGCTGGATGAGGTATTGGAATACCATGGACATTACGCTCCCAATACGCTAGAACATGCTCACAGGGAGCTACATAGCGCTCAGGCGAAGCTGGCTACCGAAGATATTGAATTCGGGTACTGTACGGAGTTCATGGTGACATTAAGCACTGCAAAAGAGGCAAGCCGAACATTCGACGAGCACCGCTTCAGGGAAGAGCTGTCCGCGTTCGGCGACTCTTTGCTCGTCGTTGCAGACGACGATCTCGTGAAGGTGCACATTCATGCGGAGTACCCGGGCAGCGTTATGAATCTGGCACAGAACTACGGCGATTTGAGTCGCATCAAAATCGAGAATATGCGCGACCAGCATACTCATATTTTGATGGAGGAAGCGGAGCATTTGTATGGAACGGAAACGGGGATAGCTGCACGGGTTTCCTCGGGTCAGGAAAGTGCCGGCGGCTCGCTGGCCGAGGCCGATCAAGAGCTTAAACGCTATGGATTCGTTGCGGTTTCTGCGGGAGAAGGCATTTCCGGCATCTTTACGAGTCTCGGAGTCGATCGGGTGCTGCATGGCGGACAAACGATGAATCCGAGTACGGAGGACATTGTGCATGCGATCTCGGGAGTTGGAGCACAGACGGTCTTTGTTCTGCCGAACAACTCCAACATTATTCTCGCCGCGCAGCAAGCGGTGGAGCTCGTGGAAGACAAGCAAGTGATCGTCATTCCGAGCAAGTCGATTCCTCAAGGGATTGCGGCGGTGATCGCCTTCCAAGAGGATACGGCGCCGGAGGAGAATGCCGAGGAGATGCAGCAGGCGCTGAAACAGGTGCAGGCGGGGCAAGTGACCTATGCCGTGCGCGACACGCAGATGGACGGGATGGACATCAAGCAGGGCGATTATATCGGCATACACAATGGTCGTATCGTCACTGCCGAGCCGGACATCCTCGCTTCCTGCCGGAAGCTTATTGACAGTTTGGTCGAAGGCGGCGCCGAAATCGTTACGCTGTATACAGGAGCGGATGCGGAGCAAGTTCAAACGGAGCAGCTTGCAGCCTATATAGAACAAACGTACGCGGATGTGGAAGTAGAAGTGCACGAGGGCGGTCAACCGCTGTATTACTACATCATCTCCGCGGAATAAATAGCCTTTGGAAGTGATTAGTTAAGAGACGGACGGGGGGAGCTTTTTTGAGTCAAGTTCGAATTGT
This genomic window contains:
- a CDS encoding DAK2 domain-containing protein, producing the protein MVEAGAHALKTNVDRVNALNVFPVPDGDTGTNMNLTLTSGVEELRRRPSDHIGKAGEALAKGLLMGARGNSGVILSQLFRGFAKAVSDLNSVNAQQFAAAFQNGVDMAYKAVVKPVEGTILTVAKEAAKQAVKTAGRQPDIRIVMEELLKKSRETLAKTQDMLPVLKQVGVVDSGGQGLVLIYEGFMSALGSEMMEESSDIPYTAFGAVQPLDEVLEYHGHYAPNTLEHAHRELHSAQAKLATEDIEFGYCTEFMVTLSTAKEASRTFDEHRFREELSAFGDSLLVVADDDLVKVHIHAEYPGSVMNLAQNYGDLSRIKIENMRDQHTHILMEEAEHLYGTETGIAARVSSGQESAGGSLAEADQELKRYGFVAVSAGEGISGIFTSLGVDRVLHGGQTMNPSTEDIVHAISGVGAQTVFVLPNNSNIILAAQQAVELVEDKQVIVIPSKSIPQGIAAVIAFQEDTAPEENAEEMQQALKQVQAGQVTYAVRDTQMDGMDIKQGDYIGIHNGRIVTAEPDILASCRKLIDSLVEGGAEIVTLYTGADAEQVQTEQLAAYIEQTYADVEVEVHEGGQPLYYYIISAE